One stretch of Podospora bellae-mahoneyi strain CBS 112042 chromosome 2, whole genome shotgun sequence DNA includes these proteins:
- a CDS encoding hypothetical protein (EggNog:ENOG503P14B; COG:S) — MTDCGRNARPSIGWLTPIPAAFLGKDAKSECVHDPQLLFVEALSSVSLSLTDKLPCEGIIRRNSTCDFAPFHSFSRSIVRISDTGASKIMTLSLSPAKLVLLAVHFAVQADIDSLAVLAARHDTVLRKDLVLRILLTYLPETLQSNKYVGFLEKIEKGTLSENTNHDVDASSVETLAEGDATKRVRKLRLLPLTFKDTPKEVEDDTITSFLVRRSYKVDEEAGLLAELPTLLLPFMDQSAYVRTLLISTILPLLRRNCEYHPEDPIQYTLSAFQELPDRVAVNLLLSRTGAREEDLPVVGRDLRGLIGPWLVDEKKWKTRRRSIVSPNGEEDDGICAGYDEVLRWLTTQASKNWRVAVNAIQQWGGPGDADLAGWGKLELTEQQQDRVQRAYAQAALASAYVLPEASSEAIEGAYSIAAQVANLRGLDPLPPFPSAVTLLPPLAEQISEDIISTKTATFMRNDLLASSNILTAPDNSAVAFLEALILSAHLLTHAGQACTIRRAGELALLQDERDQKEQASKLIHHLNHNGPKTDDKFWLGVRNEILWLRDWGAEEVSLEATPKGVFSKLKKEFLEVEILKALLFNTRYSLARSLYEDAPDRPLDEKVLQDTVYATAMTAYDNASNPNRTRGGLKKCDEIIKAFPSTLPKSHPLAQKVEALLQATHALSEYRLVLKQGEPFTPIVLRVHSDPISIIGKILEQNPKSYTRLQDFVDLGNRMVQAGLVKQSSSSSHPSSLPHPPEQVSQRITAMCIDAALTEEDFETAYSFVVTRLDSPATGQQNDDYSWRVALQAGKYRRTARTTKPTHFGTGSANEEIRHLEQRIECLSVALRIAPGATLQEILNVYRRAEEELEVKVRQEEEREEEWDWRGDSVSGTNMPGGFSSTNKAKQARVGGSSRGRDSKEEEAPMSLFDLARATGLTAPRNLSALSGLQRAAGGALGGLGRGVVGGLAGGGDKNGSERGSMDSARSGGGEVVSPTGGSHDGEGGQQRARKRDQLKNAAMGTLVSGVGWLVGAPGPAAAGGGNGRE; from the exons ATGACGGACTGCGGGCGAAATGCCCGGCCTTCGATTGGCTGGCTGACCCCTATCCCTGCCGCTTTCTTGGGGAAAGATGCCAAGAGCGAATGTGTTCACGATCCCCAACTGCTGTTTGTGGAAGCTCTCAGCTCCGTGTCCTTGTCGTTGACTGACAAGTTGCCATGTGAAGGCATTATCCGACGTAATTCGACATGCGATTTTGCACCGTTCCATTCATTCTCTAGGTCGATAGTACGAATCTCGGATACAGGAGCCTCGAAAATAATGACCCTCTCACTATCACCGGCAAAGCTGGTCCTCCTTGCCGTGCACTTTGCTGTTCAGGCCGATATCGATAGCTTGGCTGTCCTTGCTGCCCGCCATGACACTGTCCTGCGCAAAGACCTGGTGTTGCGCATTCTCCTGACATACCTCCCCGAAACCTTACAATCAAACAAATACGTCGGATTTCTCGAGAAGATCGAAAAGGGAACACTTTCAGAAAACACCAACCATGACGTCGATGCTTCATCTGTAGAGACGCTAGCCGAGGGGGATGCGACAAAGCGGGTGCGCAAGCTTCGACTACTGCCCTTGACTTTCAAGGATACACCAaaagaggttgaggatgacaCTATCACCTCCTTCCTTGTCCGGAGGTCATAcaaggtggacgaggaggctgGCTTGCTCGCGGAGCTCCCGACCTTGTTGCTGCCGTTCATGGATCAGTCGGCATACGTGCGGACCCTTTTGATCTCGACAATCTTGCCGCTTTTACGACGAAACTGCGAATACCACCCAGAGGATCCAATTCAATACACCTTGTCTGCTTTTCAGGAACTCCCAGATCGTGTTGCCGTCAATCTGTTACTGTCTCGGACCGGAGCCAGGGAAGAGGACTTACCCGTAGTAGGACGAGACTTGCGGGGTCTAATCGGTCCATGGCTTGTGGACGAAAAGAAGTGGAAGACCAGGAGACGTAGTATCGTTTCTCCCAacggcgaggaagacgacgggATTTGTGCCGGATACGACGAGGTTCTTCGCTGGCTCACCACGCAAGCGTCAAAGAACTGGAGGGTGGCCGTCAATGCTATTCAACAGTGGGGTGGTCCAGGAGATGCTGACCTGGCCGGCTGGGGGAAGCTGGAGTTGAcagagcaacagcaagacCGTGTGCAGCGAGCCTATGCGCAGGCAGCATTGGCATCGGCCTATGTGCTTCCGGAAGCGTCATCTGAGGCGATTGAGGGGGCATATAGTATCGCGGCTCAGGTTGCGAACCTCCGCGGTCTAGATCCgctgcccccttttccctcagCTGTCACACTCCTGCCGCCCCTTGCCGAGCAAATATCTGAGgacatcatctccaccaaaACCGCGACGTTTATGCGGAATGATCTGTTGGCTTCATCGAATATTTTGACGGCGCCCGACAACTCTGCTGTCGCTTTCTTGGAGGCACTGATTCTCAGTGCTCATCTTCTCACCCATGCCGGCCAAGCTTGCACCATTAGAAGAGCCGGAGAGCTCGCCTTGTTACAAGACGAACGTGACCAGAAAGAACAGGCCAGCAAGTTGATTCATCATCTCAACCACAACGGCCCAAAGACAGACGATAAAttttggttgggggtgagAAATGAGATTCTCTGGCTTCGGGATTGGGGTGCTGAGGAGGTGTCTCTTGAGGCCACTCCTAAGGGGGTGTTCAGCAAGTTGAAAAAAgagtttttggaggttgagattCTCAAGGCGTTGCTTTTCAACACAC GCTACTCCTTGGCGCGGTCGTTGTACGAAGACGCCCCTGACCGGCCCCTGGACGAGAAGGTGCTGCAAGACACGGTCTACGCCACCGCCATGACGGCCTATGACAACGCTTCCAATCCCAACCGCACTCGCGGTGGGCTCAAGAAGTGTGATGAGAT AATCAAagccttcccctccaccctccccaaatcccaccccctcgcccaaaaagtcgaggccctcctccaagccaccCACGCCCTAAGTGAATACCGTCTAGTCCTCAAACAAGGCGAACCCTTCACCCCTATTGTCCTGCGGGTACACTCGGATCCGATCTCCATCATTGGCAAAATCCTCGAGCAAAACCCCAAATCATACACCCGGCTCCAGGACTTTGTCGACCTGGGCAACCGGATGGTCCAAGCCGGGCTGGTTAaacaatcttcttcttcctctcatcCATCCTCTCTCCCGCACCCGCCAGAACAGGTGTCTCAACGCATCACAGCCATGTGCATCGACGCGGCTTTAACAGAAGAAGATTTCGAGACAGCCTACTCTTTTGTCGTCACCCGTCTCGATTCTCCTGCTACCGGCCAACAAAATGATGATTACTCGTGGCGAGTGGCGCTGCAGGCGGGGAAGTACCGGCGTACGGCGAGGACGACCAAGCCAACGCATTTTGGGACCGGGAGCGCGAACGAAGAGATTAGGCACTTGGAGCAGAGGATTGAGTGTTTGAGCGTTGCGTTGAGGATCGCGCCGGGGGCGACGCTGCAGGAGATTTTGAATGTTTATCGacgggcggaggaggagctggaggtgaAGGTtaggcaggaggaggagagagaggaggagtgggattGGAGGGGGGATAGTGTCTCGGGCACAAACATGCCGGGGGGGTTTAGCAGTACGAACAAGGCAAAACAAGCACGGGTTGGTGGGAGCAGTAGGGGACGAGATAgtaaggaggaggaggcgccgaTGAGTTTGTTTGATTTGGCGAGGGCGACGGGGTTGACGGCGCCGAGGAATTTGAGCGCGCTGAGTGGGCTACAGAGGGCTGCTGGGGGGGcgctgggggggttggggaggggggttgtggggggtttggctggggggggggataagAATGGGAGCGAGAGGGGGAGTATGGATAGTGCTAGGtcgggtggaggggaggtggtgagtcCTACTGGTGGGAGTCatgacggggagggtggacaacagagggcgaggaagagggatcAGTTGAAGAATGCGGCGATGGGGACGTTGGTTagtggggttgggtggttggttggtgcTCCTGGGCCTGCGGcggctgggggtgggaatgggaGGGAATGA
- a CDS encoding hypothetical protein (EggNog:ENOG503NXS0; COG:S) translates to MAASPSSAVAMSEVDASSPPPQHHHHIEKSFMTVVTDDDGDTKMATATPEPTETQPRGKKRARDDGQNGNSIIGKVRHLKKNDGEPLWREDIQYDFLKAVFDNEDKVFTNSYEPQRLGKQCFADLYIDTMARSSKTSKVLRDKLLSDRAAAKGMAMVCLLVNIGRMNTTLNFFPEMRAQLRTYHAIPSLQAQADSNAYKQLQDAPRLKSILKGGMEDRTEPNSLDAVKAVNVPRTNPVNLLFLICSNATKVAELHFPPGGEFHDLIMKKQFTSESRARAFLWIMWFYLESDFTEEGCEENPFGAGVDYGVDVANQGVPQLVLMSEEEMALENVDTEEEKRFGREKQEMRRKIIEADQQFMAESQTKRGGRARALAGEEVGPSTGILPRIRPSKHESDHDSVRSTPPRALLGRPSVGASTGRRGPHSLKYVVDGSSPGGPQLEGIVARKPRPPTAHQIAVERNRNQRVEYILDRRLRKSYHQARKIRRVDGAIIHALQRLEQLDDEDPWEDSEDEDTVKIHKAAIENAGVNVDTHHFRERGYGGLCQLKNETDDFGEQFHAYTATLRRVSRRLTRWENSDDPNLGVIAPIKRPKATNGTVNGDGSDGEGDQSPSKEPIDPAETEDEAEMMSGRQTKTVRRPKANGLNRGDTNGDTPMEEADDLDDVDRGLLGLGDEDEGDGQGDDDLDDVEKTLLGLDGDSDSE, encoded by the exons ATGGCTGCGTCACCCAGCTCCGCCGTCGCCATGTCTGAGGTCGATGCCagttcaccaccgccccaacaccaccatcacatcgAAAAGTCCTTCATGACGGTGGTCACCGATGACGACGGCGACACCAAGATGGCGACGGCTACCCCAGAACCAACCGAGACGCAGCCTCGGGGCAAGAAGCGCGCCCGTGATGATGGCCAGAATGGCAACTCTATCATCGGCAAAGTCAGGCATTTGAAGAAGAACGATGGAGAGCCGCTCTGGCGCGAAGATATCCAATACGACTTTCTCAAGGCCGTCTTCGACAACGAAGACAAGGTCTTCACCAACAGCTACGAACCACAACGTCTGGGCAAGCAATGCTTTGCCGACCTCTACATCGACACGATGGCCAGGAGTAGCAAGACCAGCAAGGTCCTTCGAGACAAGCTGCTTAGTGATCGCGCTGCCGCCAAGGGCATGGCCATGGTCTGCCTCCTGGTCAACATTGGTCGTATGAACACGACCCTTAATT TTTTCCCCGAGATGCGAGCCCAGCTCCGAACATACCACGCCATTCCGTCCCTCCAAGCACAAGCAGATTCCAACGCATACAAGCAGCTCCAGGATGCGCCCAGGTTGAAGTCCATCTTGAAGGGCGGTATGGAGGACCGGACAGAGCCCAACTCTCTTGATGCCGTCAAGGCCGTCAACGTGCCGAGAACCAACCCGGTCAACTTGCTGTTCCTGATCTGCAGCAACGCTACTAAGGTTGCTGAGCTGCACTTCCCGCCCGGTGGCGAGTTCCACGATCTCATCATGAAGAAGCAGTTCACCAGTGAGAGCCGCGCGAGGGCCTTTTTGTGGATCATGTGGTTCTACCTGGAGTCCGACTTCACCGAGGAAGGATGCGAAGAGAACCCGTTCGGTGCCGGTGTGGACTACGGTGTTGATGTCGCCAATCAAGGAGTTCCACAGCTGGTGCTCATGTCGGAAGAGGAAATGGCACTCGAAAACGTCGATacagaagaggagaagaggttcgGCCGAGAGAAGCAGGAGATGCGGCGGAAGATCATCGAGGCCGACCAACAGTTCATGGCAGAAAGCCAGACCAAACGAGGAGGTCGAGCTCGCGCCctggcgggagaggaagttGGTCCGAGCACCGGCATCTTACCACGGATTCGCCCTTCTAAGCACGAGAGCGATCATGATAGTGTCAGGTCGACTCCGCCGCGTGCTTTGCTCGGCAGGCCATCCGTTGGCGCCAGCACTGGACGACGTGGTCCCCACTCACTGAAATATGTGGTCGATGGCTCGTCGCCTGGGGGCCCTCAGCTGGAAGGAATCGTTGCTCGGAAACCTCGACCACCGACTGCTCACCAGATAGCTGTTGAGCGCAATAGAAATCAGCGTGTGGAGTACATCTTGGATCGTCGTCTCCGGAAATCCTATCACCAGGCACGAAAGATTCGCCGTGTTGACGGGGCGATTATCCACGCTCTTCAGAGACTGGAGCAGCTGGACGATGAAGACCCTTGGGAGGacagcgaggatgaagacACGGTCAAGATCCACAAGGCGGCCATTGAAAACGCCGGGGTCAATGTTGATACTCACCACTTCCGGGAGAGGGGTTACGGCGGGCTGTGTCAGCTCAAGAATGAGACAGATGACTTTGGCGAGCAGTTCCACGCGTACACTGCTACCCTTCGACGCGTCTCCCGACGGCTCACCCGCTGGGAGAACAGCGATGATCCAAACCTGGGGGTTATCGCGCCGATCAAGCGGCCAAAGGCGACGAATGGAACAGTCAATGGTGATGGTTCCGATGGGGAAGGTGACCAGTCACCTTCCAAGGAACCGATCGACCCCGCGGAGACTGAGGACGAGGCGGAGATGATGTCGGGACGTCAGACCAAGACTGTGCGCCGTCCAAAGGCCAACGGGCTCAACAGGGGTGACACTAATGGTGACACGCccatggaggaggccgaCGACCTGGATGATGTGGATAGGGGGTTGCTCGGtctgggtgatgaggatgagggtgatggtcagggggatgatgatctggatgatgttgagaagaCGCTTCTTGGGTTGGATGGTGATTCGGACTCGGAGTAG
- a CDS encoding hypothetical protein (EggNog:ENOG503P55N; COG:C): protein MASGYGVNGGPSRCFPFWQELLSCYVVNTTEFDDSGKAKCAGHMEDYYECLHHRKEAARVKALQAAYRAAEAKKLKENPPNATQIRNLGLLDKEDDTKKVLGSS from the exons ATGGCGTCCGGATACGGCGTGAACGGCG GCCCGTCTCGGTGCTTCCCCTTCTGGCAGGAGCTGCTCTCGTGCTACGttgtcaacaccaccgaaTTCGATGACTCTGGAAAGGCCAAGTGCGCCGGGCACATGGAGGACTACTACGAGTGCTTGCACCACAGAAAGGAG GCTGCCAGAGTCAAGGCCCTGCAGGCTGCTTACAGAGctgccgaggccaagaagctgaaAGAGAATCCTCCGAATGCTACGCAAATAAGGAATCTGGGGCTGCTAGACAAGGAGGACGACACAAAGAAGGTGCTTGGATCCAGCTAG
- a CDS encoding hypothetical protein (EggNog:ENOG503NWSS; COG:Q) translates to MANKVAKIPVIDLSGENQEQVAKELVEAAIEHGFIYIKNTGKDIPADAVHGAFDMGRKIFKAPLEEKQACTIQKNNRGWSAMQYETLDPSTQRVGDFKESRAFNFGEFINGKADQPMPPTIAPYESQINDFRELCYNLCLKINTLLGIGLQVTPPDFFKNAHVRERGASGTILRFLYYPPHSDTPDANREEDVRAGAHSDYGSMTLLFRLKGQAGLEILTQDGKTWAPVPVVPPGTENDPSPPILLNIGDLLSYWTNGLLRSTVHRVVFPGPGKTSVAGETDTEPRYSIAFFCHPVGTTLLEPVPSERVRNHEEDAQAKQGNPYAERKVLTADEHLHMRLKASYLQLYKDKE, encoded by the exons ATGGCTAACAAAGTTGCAAAGATTCCCGTCATTGACCTCTCGGGGGAGAATCAGGAGCAGGTGGCCAAGGAGCTCGTGGAGGCCGCCATTGAACATGGCTTCATATACATCAAGAACACAGGGAAAGATATTCCTGCCGATGCTGTACATGGCGCATTTGATATG GGCAGGAAGATCTTCAAAGCACCACTTGAAGAGAAGCAGGCATGTACTATTCAGAAGAACAACCGCGGCTGGTCTGCTATGCAGTATGAGACATTGGATCCATCAACCCAGCGT GTCGGTGACTTCAAAGA GTCCAGGGCGTTCAACTTTGGCGAGTTCATCAACGGCAAAGCCGACCAACCCATGCCACCCACCATAGCCCCTTACGAAAGCCAGATCAACGACTTCCGTGAGCTCTGCTACAACCTCTGCCTCAAGATCAACActctcctcggcatcggTCTCCAGGTCACACCCCCTGACTTTTTTAAGAACGCTCACGTCCGCGAAAGGGGCGCTTCGGGAACCATCCTCCGGTTCCTCTACTATCCGCCCCACTCCGATACCCCTGACGCAAAtcgtgaggaggatgttCGCGCAGGGGCTCATTCTGACTACGGTTCCATGACCCTTCTCTTCCGCCTCAAGGGACAGGCTGGTCTGGAGATTCTGACCCAAGACGGGAAGACGTGGGCTCCTGTTCCTGTGGTGCCACCGGGGACTGAGAATGATCCTTCCCCTCCTATCCTGTTGAACATCGGGGATTTGCTTTCTTACTGGACTAATGGGCTGCTCAGGAGCACAGTTCACAGGGTGGTGTTTCCTGGTCCGGGCAAGACGTCTGTGGCTGGTGAGACGGATACTGAGCCAAGGTACTCGATTGCGTTTTTCTGCCACCCTGTGGGGACGACGCTGTTGGAGCCTGTGCCGAGTGAGAGGGTTAGGAATCATGAGGAGGATGCGCAGGCGAAGCAGGGGAATCCGTATGCCGAGAGGAAGGTGTTGACTGCTGATGAGCATTTGCATATGAG GCTCAAAGCA